The following coding sequences lie in one Pan paniscus chromosome X, NHGRI_mPanPan1-v2.0_pri, whole genome shotgun sequence genomic window:
- the LOC129395338 gene encoding spermatid nuclear transition protein 3: protein MAKVTRKLKGSSKVMEQSNPSTEQLISSTKGKNKMKKSCQPRARKGGKVKKIQRVIKRLHHGSSRKKSSSTSTEIPQKVKRVKRAKKFRPLAKIE from the exons ATGGCTAAAGTTACCAGAAAATTGAAGGGATCTAGCAAAGTTATGGAACAATCAAACCCAAGCACAGAACAATTAATCTCAAGCACAAAAGGGAAGAACAAGATGAAGAAATCCTGTCAACCCAGGGCCAGAAAAGGGGGCAAG GTGAAGAAGATACAGAGGGTGATAAAACGACTGCATCATGGGAGTTCAAGAAAAAAATCGTCTAGTACTAGTACAGAAATTCCACAAAAggtaaaaagagtgaaaagagcCAAGAAGTTTCGGCCACTAGCAAAGATTGAGTAG